CTCGCATGATCTGCATCTGGTTATGGCGGCGACAGACCGTGTCATCTGCCTTAACCAGCACGTCTGCTGTACCGGCAGTCCCGAAACCGTTCAGCGTGACGCACAGTTTCTTAAACTGTTTGGGCCGGCGATTCTTCCGCATATTGCGATTTACAGTCACGACCCGCAACACCAGCATAATCTTTGTACACATCAGGGTTGCAGTTGTCCGCTCGGGCAGGGGGATCCTCATGTTTAATGATTTTATGCTGCGTGCTTTGCTGGCCGGAATCGGAGTTGCTCTTGTAGCTGGCCCTTTCGGTACTTTCGTCGTTTGGCGTCGCATGGCCTACTTTGGCGACACCCTGGCTCATTCGGCTCTCCTCGGAGTCGCTCTCGGTTTTTTGCTGCAGGTCGATCCGACTCTGGCTGTCATGGCGGTTTGTCTCCTGGTGTCACTTTTACTCTTCTTTCTGCAACGACAGCAGCGGCTTCCTTCTGACACACTGCTCGGTATCCTGTCACACAGTGCTCTCTCGCTCGGGCTCGTCGCCATTGCCTTTATGGAGAAGGTGCGCATTGACTTGTTGGCCTACCTGTTTGGAGATATCCTTGCAGTCGGCAGACAGGATCTGATGGTGATTTATGGCAGCGGATTACTAGCTCTTGTGCTGTTGCTCTTGCTTTGGAGGCCGTTACTTGCGATCACACTGCATGAAGATCTGGCACGCGTAGAAGGTGTTCGGGTTGATCTGGTTGAGCTGTCCTTTTCATGTTTGCTGGCCCTGGTTGTTGCAATCATGATGAAGGTAGTCGGGTTATTGTTAATCACCTCGCTCTTCATCCTCCCTGCAGCAACGGTGAGACGTTTCTCCAGTTCGCCAGAACAGATGGCTGGCTTCGCGGCGTTGGCCGGAGTTATTTCAGTGGGTGTCGGTCTGTATGGTTCCTGGCAGCTGGATACTCCTGCTGGTCCATCAATTGTGGTCGCCGCCGCGCTTCTTTTCGCCTTGCTGCAATTGCTGCCAGCGCGCAGAAATTGATTTTGTTATCAAGTCTTCTTTCCTCTTGCGACGGACTTGTATCCATGGCACCTTGCGCCGCAGAGGGGTTCTCACTTATGGTGAGCAGACGAGATCAACAGGGAGCTTGAAATAA
Above is a genomic segment from Geopsychrobacter electrodiphilus DSM 16401 containing:
- the znuB gene encoding zinc ABC transporter permease subunit ZnuB, which produces MFNDFMLRALLAGIGVALVAGPFGTFVVWRRMAYFGDTLAHSALLGVALGFLLQVDPTLAVMAVCLLVSLLLFFLQRQQRLPSDTLLGILSHSALSLGLVAIAFMEKVRIDLLAYLFGDILAVGRQDLMVIYGSGLLALVLLLLLWRPLLAITLHEDLARVEGVRVDLVELSFSCLLALVVAIMMKVVGLLLITSLFILPAATVRRFSSSPEQMAGFAALAGVISVGVGLYGSWQLDTPAGPSIVVAAALLFALLQLLPARRN